The Plasmodium gaboni strain SY75 chromosome Unknown, whole genome shotgun sequence genomic interval attttttaatatatgatttatagtctcatatatattttttttgtccCAATTATCTtgtgataatataatatttattttatataatatatcattaatataacataaGATGTAACTAGTTACGCTTTCTAAATTTTTTAAgttatcatcatcattataaagaaataagGATTTGTCTTCTTGCATACTTgacatttttttataatttttataaatattattcacATGATCCccctttttattattttcttttatattattattataatgggatggattaatatattttacataagaatataagaagaaagaaaaaatataatatttaaaatgagatacatataataaaaataattgctcattcatattaataatttgttctttattttttatattttcttcatttttttgtagtctataatttatattcatgttgtcattttttaaacatttctgtatatcaaaattttttttttttttttctatgATTAAATGAAAGAAGGTGTCTAATcttattctttttaatttatcattaaaatatatatatgataatttatatatggacagattattatttatttgtattagATTATcgaatatattatcttttttaattctgtcatttatatccttatctatattatacatttctattttttccttttctttatatatatataaaagaaaatcattattataatttatattttcaaatatatcttcttttatatattccatattttgtattttattgttaagacaataaattttcttatttttttcttcttcacttgaattatttaatttataataatcttCTTCCTTTCTTTTGTcaataaaattattataaacatCTTGTGGAATATAACATTCcttctttttattattatcaatataCTCTAATGTATTACTACTATGAGAAATATTCATCTCATCCGTTCTGTTCtcatttatttcattaAGATATCTTCTTAAAccttttaaaaaaaaaccgATATTATCTATTCTTgtgttatataaaaaattattttttacattttcattttttattaatgtatccacatatttttcatatcCAACCAGACAATCACGATCATCCTCCTCACCCTTTCTTTTCAATGATATAACATaatgaaagaaaatataGCATATGtcttttaaatatacatataacaaataaaaattatttaaaagtAAAGAATCGAGGCTCCTTAGATCAGTAACATCTTCCACATTAATGTTTCTTTTATAACTctacataaataaaataaataaataaataaatatatatatatatatatatatatatgtatatatttattatattatttctttgTGCTATTACCTCAACCTTTATGTTATTGTGTTCGAGAATCGACTTTAAATGAACATCACTTGACACACAAAAGGTATctaaaatttttatttttttctcatcattttttcgttgaatcattttttttttttttttttactcatataaatatatacatatgtcatatattttatatattcgAAGAAACATAAAATGAGAAATACAACCAACCATAAGCATACAAATAaaaggtatatatatatatatattatatagatttataagaataattatttttttattatataatatacatattaataatttttaaaagcTATACGTAgatacaaaaaaataaaataattataaaataaatagtataataaattcaatcaaatatgtatttaatgaggtaaataaataaacaatcGTTACaggatatataaaatataaaaatattataatattataatattataatatatataatatttttatattataaattcaTTTAACAACATATTCCCCTttaaaagagaaaaaaaaaaaaaaaaaaaaaaaattaaaaaataaaaaataaaaaataaaaaataaaaaattaaaaaattacatattttatataccataataacatattgcatatatatttaatttttcaaCAAAATCAAAATATGAATAGTTATGTTCTTATATGTTCGAGAAATGTTATATCAATTAATAATGCataaagagaaaaaaagatatattaatcATGTAATTCTCTTctgtatttttatatttgttctattttaaatattctttcttttcttttttatttatatatttatttatttattaaagTATGTTTTATCTTATATTTCATAGTtgagaaaaaaatacatttatttattattttttttttttttttttttttgttcacCTGTAATGGAAGAAAAGGGgaaatgtaaaaaaataatggA includes:
- a CDS encoding hypothetical protein (conserved Plasmodium protein, unknown function), coding for MIQRKNDEKKIKILDTFCVSSDVHLKSILEHNNIKVESYKRNINVEDVTDLRSLDSLLLNNFYLLYVYLKDICYIFFHYVISLKRKGEEDDRDCLVGYEKYVDTLIKNENVKNNFLYNTRIDNIGFFLKGLRRYLNEINENRTDEMNISHSSNTLEYIDNNKKKECYIPQDVYNNFIDKRKEEDYYKLNNSSEEEKNKKIYCLNNKIQNMEYIKEDIFENINYNNDFLLYIYKEKEKIEMYNIDKDINDRIKKDNIFDNLIQINNNLSIYKLSYIYFNDKLKRIRLDTFFHLIIEKKKKNFDIQKCLKNDNMNINYRLQKNEENIKNKEQIINMNEQLFLLYVSHFKYYIFSFFLYSYVKYINPSHYNNNIKENNKKGDHVNNIYKNYKKMSSMQEDKSLFLYNDDDNLKNLESVTSYILCYINDILYKINIILSQDNWDKKNIYETINHILKNKLSFKYINVENLDLLISCILLLNIYKQDTFQTYYNFNNIYSDFFSVFKKYNVSLQLSKK